The genomic window CACAAGCAACTGTCCGACGCCATTGCCCACATTCTCGGCATCCGCGTCAAGCTCACCCTCGTCCAGCCCAACACCATCGAACGCTCGATGGGAAAAGCCAAGCGCGTCATCGACAACCGGAACAAATAATTAACCACAAAGGCACAAAGAACACCAAGTACGCCACCAAGCAATGGTCTTAGTGAACCTCGTGCCTTCGTGGTTGAAATAACAGGAGCAAAGAAGATGAAACTAAAGCAACTGTCCGTATTCTTAGAGAACAAACCCGGCCGCTTGCGCGAGCTTTGCGGACTGTTGGCGGAAAACGGCATCAACATTATTACGCTTTCGCTGGCCGATACGGAGCAGTTCGGCATCCTGCGCCTGATCGTGAAGGACTACGACGAAGCCAAGGCGCTGCTGGTTGAAAACGGCTTTGTCGCCAAGCTGACCGATGTGGTTGCCGTGGAAGTGAACGACCAGCCCGGTGGCCTGAGCAAGATCCTCGAGATTGAGCAGGAGTCCGGCATCAGCGTTGAATACATGTATGCCTTCACCATCAAAAGCGGCGAAAACGCGGTGTTGCTGTTCCGTTTCGACGACAACGACAAAGCGGTTGAGGCCCTCCAGAAGGCCAACCTCAACATTCTGGACTGCGTCGAGCTCTACCAGCGCGCCGAAGCGTAAACTCAATATCTCTTTCTGACCGCAAAGACGCGAAGGCACAAGGGAATCCCTTCTTTGCTTCTTAGCGTCTTCGCGGTCATACAAATTTTTTGTAACCTAGCATGAGTAAATTTGTTGTCGAAAACCGCATTTGGGACCAGGAAGAGGCGTTGCCACGCGACCAGTTGGCGGCGCTGCAGGGCGCGAAGCTAAAGGAGACGGTGGAGCGCGTCCAGCATGTTCCCTTTTATAAGGAGGCGTTTGCCGCATCCGGCATAACGCCCGGCACGATCCAATCGCTGGATGATCTTCAGCGCCTGCCCTTCACCACCAAGGCCGATCTCCGCGAAGAATATCCGGTACGCATGCTGGCGGTGGACCGCTCGGAGGTGGCGCGCTACCATGGTTCGTCCGGCACCACCGGAACCCCAACCATGGTGGCCTACACCCATAACGACCTGAAGGTGTGGGCAAACCTGTGCGCACGATTCCTGACCGGCGGCGGCCTGCTGCCGCAACACACGGTTCAGATTGCGTTCGGCTATGGCCTGTTCACCGGCGGATTCGGACTGCACTATGGCATCGAGCATGTCGGGGCGGCGGTCATTCCGGCGGCGGCGGGTAACACCCCGAAACAGATCATGCTGATGATGGACATGCAGGTGGACGCGCTGGTCTGCACACCGAGCTATGCGCTGAACATTTCCGAGTTCATTCTCCAAAACGACATCCCCCGCTCCGCCCTGAATTTAAAGTATGCCCACTTTGGCGGGGAGCCGTGGACGGAGGACATGCGCACCCGCATCGAAGATGAAATGGGCATCCTCTGTTTCAACAACTATGGCCTGAGCGAAGTCATCGGCCCCGGCGTCAGCGGCGAGTGCGCCGTGCGCGACGGCATGCATATTTCCGAGGATGCCTTCATCGTCGAATGCATCCATCCCGAGACCCTCGAACCGGTCGGTCCAGGCGAGGAAGGCGAGCTGGTTTTCACCTCCTTGTGCAAGGAAGCGATGCCGATCATCCGCTACCGCACCCGCGACATTGCCTCGCTCAACCCCGAACCATGCGCCTGCGGCCGCACCACCGTGCGCATGAGCCGCGTGACCGGACGCAGCGACGACATGCTGATCATCAAGGGCGTGAACGTCTATCCCTCGCAGATCGAACAGGCGTTGCTGCGCGTCGAAGGCACCGCCCCCCACTATCTGATCGAAGTCGACCGGCCCGACCGCAAGGACGTGGCTACGGTCAAGGTGGAGATGACCGAGAAATCCTTTAGCTCCAGCATGAAGCAGATGCAGGAGCTCAAGGATAAGATCGACCGCGCCATCCAGGGCACCACCGGCCTGCGCATGAACATCGAACTGGTTTCGCCCAGCTCGCTCGATCGCTTCGTTGGCAAGGCCCAGCGCGTGATCGACCGGCGGAAGAAGGTTTGATCCCGTGCAGCCCATCCCCCCAGATTCCTTCAGGGAAACCTATGGGCTGACGCGCGGCACCAAGGCGATGTTCATTTTCGGGGTGGTTTTCTTTTCCGTGGGTTTGCTCGCGAGTATCGCACTCTACTTCACCCCCAAACTGAGCGACAATTCCGCGCCCCGCTGGACCTGGATTGCGTGCGCCGCCTGCTATGCCCTCTTCGTCCTGTTCTGCGCAGCAACCAGCAAAATGCGGAACGACCATGTGGACGTCACGGAAGAAGGAATCACATCGCACGCGGCCAAGGGAACCACAACGCTCCAGTGGGCCGAAATCGCCGAAGTCGCGGAATCGACTCAACGCGGATGCCTCATGTTGAAAGCAAACGACGGCAGGAAAATCCGCCTCGAGTTCCAATTCGAAAACTTCGGAAACCTGCTGGATCTAGTGAGCCTTCAGCTTGCCGCCCATGGCAGCAACGCAAAGCAGGGCATTTACCGAAAGCATATTGGGTTTCACATCATGCATCTGCTGCTGTTGGCCTTTTTCGGAAGCCTTGCGGCTTGGTCGTGCATGCATGGCCTCTACTGGGGTGCGGCCTTCCTTCTCTTCCCCCT from Pontiella desulfatans includes these protein-coding regions:
- a CDS encoding ACT domain-containing protein, with translation MKLKQLSVFLENKPGRLRELCGLLAENGINIITLSLADTEQFGILRLIVKDYDEAKALLVENGFVAKLTDVVAVEVNDQPGGLSKILEIEQESGISVEYMYAFTIKSGENAVLLFRFDDNDKAVEALQKANLNILDCVELYQRAEA
- a CDS encoding phenylacetate--CoA ligase family protein, yielding MSKFVVENRIWDQEEALPRDQLAALQGAKLKETVERVQHVPFYKEAFAASGITPGTIQSLDDLQRLPFTTKADLREEYPVRMLAVDRSEVARYHGSSGTTGTPTMVAYTHNDLKVWANLCARFLTGGGLLPQHTVQIAFGYGLFTGGFGLHYGIEHVGAAVIPAAAGNTPKQIMLMMDMQVDALVCTPSYALNISEFILQNDIPRSALNLKYAHFGGEPWTEDMRTRIEDEMGILCFNNYGLSEVIGPGVSGECAVRDGMHISEDAFIVECIHPETLEPVGPGEEGELVFTSLCKEAMPIIRYRTRDIASLNPEPCACGRTTVRMSRVTGRSDDMLIIKGVNVYPSQIEQALLRVEGTAPHYLIEVDRPDRKDVATVKVEMTEKSFSSSMKQMQELKDKIDRAIQGTTGLRMNIELVSPSSLDRFVGKAQRVIDRRKKV